A single window of Pyxidicoccus xibeiensis DNA harbors:
- a CDS encoding type 1 glutamine amidotransferase domain-containing protein, producing MKKLKGLRVAVLAMDGFEQVELTIPVKKLKREGAEVTVVSLHKGKIRGMNLMYPGKKVPVDATLPEVKAADYDAVLIPGGFMNPDALRQSALARDFVQDADMLDLPIAVICHGPWVLVSAGLVEGRKLTSWPGIHDDVKNAGGEWVDEAVVRDRNWVSSRGPHDLPAFNAAMVELFLEKMPEVEGRLESALPEAPPRRRWPKLLAGSLATAALGFGVRRLAAMR from the coding sequence ATGAAGAAGCTGAAGGGCTTGCGAGTGGCGGTGCTGGCGATGGATGGCTTCGAGCAGGTGGAGCTGACCATCCCCGTCAAGAAGCTGAAGCGCGAGGGCGCGGAGGTGACGGTCGTCTCGCTCCACAAGGGGAAGATTCGGGGGATGAACCTGATGTACCCCGGGAAGAAGGTGCCCGTGGACGCGACGCTGCCGGAGGTGAAGGCGGCGGACTATGACGCGGTGCTCATCCCCGGCGGCTTCATGAACCCCGACGCCCTGCGGCAGAGCGCGCTGGCGCGGGACTTCGTGCAGGACGCGGACATGCTCGACCTGCCCATCGCCGTCATCTGCCACGGCCCATGGGTGCTGGTGTCCGCGGGGCTGGTGGAGGGACGCAAGCTGACCTCCTGGCCCGGCATCCATGACGACGTGAAGAACGCGGGCGGCGAGTGGGTGGACGAGGCCGTCGTCCGGGACCGCAACTGGGTGTCCAGCCGGGGCCCGCACGACCTGCCCGCCTTCAACGCGGCCATGGTGGAGCTCTTCCTGGAGAAGATGCCGGAGGTGGAGGGCCGCCTCGAGAGCGCGCTGCCAGAAGCCCCGCCCCGGCGGAGGTGGCCGAAGCTGCTCGCCGGCAGCCTGGCCACGGCGGCGCTCGGCTTCGGCGTGCGCAGGCTGGCGGCCATGCGCTGA